One window of Aerococcus tenax genomic DNA carries:
- a CDS encoding sigma factor: MVDKDQRDALIKEHFGFIINTVSEVTGRYVEVGNDDAFSVALLAFDEAIDRYDEDRGHFLAFCKLVIKSRVLTHLKQENQQEADESLNDLHEQGFDPKDDKAQSNFDMKAEIESWKEDLADFSITLEKLADEAPKHQDTRERAIDISEASSKKRSITDHLFTKKRLPIRKMSRMFSVTEKIIKGSKTFIISVIIIFFKEYQQLIAWIRG, encoded by the coding sequence ATGGTAGATAAAGACCAGCGGGATGCCCTGATCAAGGAGCATTTCGGTTTTATTATTAATACTGTTTCGGAAGTGACCGGACGCTATGTGGAAGTGGGTAATGACGATGCCTTCTCCGTAGCCCTCTTAGCCTTTGATGAGGCCATTGACCGCTATGATGAAGACCGGGGCCACTTCCTCGCCTTTTGTAAATTAGTGATAAAAAGTCGGGTCTTAACTCATTTAAAGCAAGAAAACCAACAAGAAGCGGATGAGTCACTGAATGACCTTCATGAACAAGGCTTTGACCCTAAAGATGATAAGGCTCAAAGTAATTTCGATATGAAGGCAGAAATCGAATCCTGGAAGGAAGACTTGGCGGACTTTTCCATCACACTGGAGAAATTAGCCGACGAAGCTCCTAAACACCAGGATACCAGAGAACGGGCCATTGATATTTCTGAGGCTTCCAGTAAGAAAAGGTCCATTACCGACCACCTCTTTACTAAGAAACGACTCCCCATTCGCAAAATGAGCCGGATGTTCTCGGTAACTGAAAAAATAATTAAAGGAAGTAAAACCTTTATCATTTCAGTCATAATTATTTTCTTTAAAGAATACCAGCAGTTAATTGCTTGGATTAGGGGGTGA
- a CDS encoding anti-sigma factor domain-containing protein — protein MYQEVVIIEVKEDYSLAMSRSGQVIRIKNKAGMHVGARIYVTEEDLFQSAATDKVVPMRSKRKGSAKPWWKALALAAMALLLIGTGTWASQWLQRENALAVGQNPSVQVTTNRDQQVTGVYDANAQPRSDSELKGKGLNEVLETLLGSIKYPKNENILVAMTKTDEESMRKIEAAISKYFQDSGYSGDLIFLRGETSEFRAAKEAGRSYTSYLVDQYQLDIWNKDQNDDLSDQEKASRLSGYGSFRSIKNKDKANEENEKEDKKEENQESSNDSKEENQQNNQQDQSAPAGNQPQTAPEISTPRQAPSRPAPQPSQPAPAQPAPQPSQPQSPPRYYPSDDDDDWDDDDWDDDWDDDDWDDD, from the coding sequence ATGTACCAAGAAGTCGTTATTATTGAAGTGAAAGAAGATTATAGTCTTGCCATGAGCCGGTCTGGTCAGGTCATCCGGATCAAGAACAAAGCTGGCATGCATGTTGGTGCAAGAATTTATGTTACCGAAGAAGATCTCTTTCAGTCAGCAGCTACAGACAAGGTCGTCCCCATGCGCTCAAAAAGGAAAGGATCTGCTAAGCCCTGGTGGAAGGCGCTCGCCCTAGCGGCAATGGCCCTTCTCCTCATTGGAACAGGAACTTGGGCTAGTCAATGGCTGCAACGAGAAAATGCCCTAGCTGTTGGACAAAATCCAAGTGTCCAAGTCACTACCAATCGCGACCAGCAAGTCACCGGAGTCTATGACGCCAATGCCCAGCCTCGGTCAGATAGTGAGCTCAAGGGTAAAGGGTTAAATGAAGTCCTCGAAACCCTACTAGGAAGTATCAAGTATCCTAAAAATGAAAATATCCTAGTCGCCATGACTAAAACGGACGAAGAAAGTATGCGAAAGATTGAAGCAGCCATCAGCAAATACTTCCAAGATAGTGGCTATTCCGGCGACTTGATTTTCCTAAGAGGGGAAACCAGTGAATTCCGCGCTGCTAAGGAAGCAGGTAGGTCCTATACTTCTTACTTGGTTGACCAATACCAGCTTGATATTTGGAATAAAGACCAAAACGATGACTTATCTGACCAGGAAAAAGCCAGCCGCCTAAGTGGCTACGGCAGTTTCCGTTCGATTAAGAATAAAGATAAAGCTAACGAAGAAAACGAAAAAGAAGACAAGAAAGAAGAAAATCAAGAATCTTCTAATGACTCAAAGGAAGAAAATCAGCAAAACAACCAGCAAGATCAAAGTGCGCCAGCCGGAAACCAACCGCAAACCGCACCAGAAATCTCCACACCTCGTCAAGCGCCAAGTCGCCCTGCACCCCAGCCAAGCCAGCCTGCGCCAGCTCAGCCCGCTCCGCAGCCAAGTCAACCCCAAAGCCCACCGCGTTATTATCCAAGTGATGATGACGATGATTGGGACGATGACGATTGGGATGATGACTGGGACGACGATGATTGGGATGATGATTAG
- the deoC gene encoding deoxyribose-phosphate aldolase — translation MKTLDDYAQMIDHTNLHADASSQVIQELCQQAIDYHFRMVAINPLQVETCQEYLKNSDVHVGAAIAFPLGQLTVEAKRLEAQIAIEAGADEIDYVVNLTAVKDQDWELVKSEMQTMANLCRDHEVISKVIFENCYLSDDEIRHLAQIAREVKIDFIKTSTGFGPSGAKLADVRLMKDLVGDQVKVKAAGGIRTAEDFLDMVDAGAERIGTSAGVEIIQALKEKMN, via the coding sequence ATGAAGACCTTAGATGATTATGCACAAATGATTGACCACACTAATTTGCATGCTGACGCCAGTAGTCAGGTAATCCAGGAACTCTGCCAGCAGGCCATCGACTATCACTTTCGTATGGTAGCTATTAATCCCCTCCAGGTGGAGACCTGCCAGGAGTATTTAAAAAATAGTGATGTCCATGTTGGTGCAGCGATTGCTTTTCCTTTAGGTCAATTAACGGTTGAAGCTAAGCGCTTGGAAGCTCAAATAGCCATTGAAGCCGGGGCTGATGAGATTGACTATGTGGTGAATTTGACGGCAGTCAAGGACCAAGACTGGGAACTGGTTAAGTCAGAAATGCAGACCATGGCAAACCTCTGCCGTGACCATGAAGTGATTTCCAAGGTCATTTTTGAGAATTGTTATTTAAGTGATGACGAGATTAGACATCTGGCTCAAATCGCTAGAGAAGTAAAGATTGATTTTATTAAGACCTCAACCGGGTTTGGCCCCTCAGGAGCCAAGCTGGCTGACGTCCGCCTCATGAAGGATCTTGTTGGTGACCAAGTCAAGGTTAAGGCAGCCGGCGGAATTCGAACAGCTGAAGACTTCTTAGACATGGTTGATGCAGGAGCTGAGCGCATTGGAACTAGTGCTGGAGTCGAAATTATTCAAGCCTTAAAAGAAAAGATGAATTAA